In the genome of Kitasatospora cathayae, one region contains:
- a CDS encoding RNA degradosome polyphosphate kinase, translating to MSIPRPVPAPLAPPARMSGALGIPPELPATDEQEFEALPQGRFLDRERSWLAFNERVLELAEDPGIPLLERAKFLAIFASNLDEFFMVRVAGLKRRIATGVAQRSASGLQPREVLDLIWTRSRELMARHAAAFQQEVLPDLAAEGIEVVRWPELAEKEQARLHTLFRQKIFPVLTPLAVDPAHPFPYISGLSLNLAVVVRNPVSGHKHFARVKVPQSLARFLEASPQRYVPLEDVMGAHLEELFPGMEVLAHHAFRVTRNEDLEVEEDDTENILKALEKELMRRRFGPPVRLEVEESIDPYILDLLVRELNITEAEVFPLPGPLDLTGLFGIAELDRPELRYPKFVAGTARGLTDVESASQPDIFAAMRERDVLLHHPYDSFSTSVQAFLEQAAADPDVLAIKQTLYRTSGDSPIVDALIDAAESGKQVLVLVEIKARFDEQANIKWARKLEEAGCHVVYGLVGLKTHCKLSLVVRQEGDTLRRYSHVGTGNYHPKTARLYEDIGLLTSDPQVGADLSDLFNRLSGYSRRESYRRLLTAPRGLRDGLVSRIHNEIAHHRAGRPAYVKIKVNSIVDEVVIDALYRASQAGVPVDVWVRGICAIRPGVPGLSENIRVRSILGRFLEHSRIFVFGNNGDPEVWIGSADMMHRNLDRRIEALMRITDPAHRAELSGLIDLGVSDETESWHLGPDGVWARHPQDSEGRPLRHLQDLLIDSRQRRRAATPR from the coding sequence ATGAGCATCCCCCGCCCCGTCCCTGCCCCGCTGGCGCCCCCGGCCAGGATGTCCGGTGCGCTGGGCATCCCGCCGGAGCTGCCGGCCACGGACGAGCAGGAGTTCGAAGCACTGCCGCAGGGCCGCTTCCTGGACCGGGAGCGGAGCTGGCTGGCGTTCAACGAGCGGGTCCTGGAGCTGGCCGAGGACCCGGGGATCCCGCTGCTGGAGCGGGCGAAGTTCCTGGCGATCTTCGCCAGCAACCTGGACGAGTTCTTCATGGTCCGGGTGGCCGGTCTCAAGCGCCGGATCGCCACCGGCGTCGCCCAGCGCAGCGCATCGGGTCTGCAGCCGCGCGAGGTGCTGGACCTGATCTGGACCCGCTCGCGCGAGCTGATGGCCCGGCACGCCGCCGCGTTCCAGCAGGAAGTGCTGCCGGACCTCGCCGCCGAGGGCATCGAGGTGGTCCGCTGGCCGGAGCTGGCCGAGAAGGAGCAGGCCCGGCTGCACACCCTGTTCCGGCAGAAGATCTTCCCCGTGCTGACCCCGCTGGCCGTCGACCCGGCGCACCCCTTCCCGTACATATCGGGGCTCTCGCTCAACCTGGCCGTGGTGGTCCGCAACCCGGTGTCCGGCCACAAGCACTTCGCGCGGGTGAAGGTGCCGCAGTCGCTGGCCCGTTTCCTGGAGGCCTCCCCCCAGCGGTACGTCCCGCTGGAGGACGTCATGGGCGCGCACCTGGAGGAGCTCTTCCCGGGGATGGAGGTGCTGGCCCACCACGCCTTCCGGGTCACCCGCAACGAGGACCTGGAGGTGGAGGAGGACGACACCGAGAACATCCTCAAGGCCCTGGAGAAGGAGCTGATGCGGCGGCGCTTCGGCCCGCCGGTCCGGCTGGAGGTCGAGGAGTCGATCGACCCCTACATCCTGGACCTGCTGGTGCGGGAGCTGAACATCACCGAGGCGGAGGTCTTTCCGCTGCCCGGGCCGCTGGACCTGACCGGGCTGTTCGGGATCGCCGAGCTGGACCGCCCGGAGCTCAGGTACCCGAAGTTCGTGGCCGGTACGGCCCGCGGGCTGACCGACGTCGAGTCCGCCTCCCAGCCGGACATCTTCGCGGCGATGCGCGAGCGCGACGTCCTGCTGCACCACCCGTACGACAGCTTCTCCACCTCGGTGCAGGCCTTCCTGGAGCAGGCCGCGGCCGACCCGGACGTGCTGGCGATCAAGCAGACGCTGTACCGCACCTCCGGTGACTCGCCGATCGTGGACGCGCTGATCGACGCGGCCGAGTCCGGCAAGCAGGTGCTGGTCCTGGTCGAGATCAAGGCGCGCTTCGACGAGCAGGCCAACATCAAGTGGGCCCGCAAGCTGGAGGAGGCCGGCTGCCACGTGGTCTACGGCCTGGTCGGGCTGAAGACCCACTGCAAGCTGTCGCTGGTGGTCCGCCAGGAGGGCGACACCCTGCGCCGCTACTCGCACGTCGGCACCGGCAACTACCACCCGAAGACGGCCCGGCTGTACGAGGACATCGGCCTGCTCACCTCCGACCCGCAGGTCGGCGCGGACCTCTCCGACCTGTTCAACCGGCTGTCCGGTTACTCGCGCCGCGAGTCCTACCGCCGGCTGCTGACCGCCCCGCGCGGCCTGCGCGACGGGCTGGTCTCGCGGATCCACAACGAGATCGCCCACCACCGGGCGGGCCGGCCCGCGTACGTGAAGATCAAGGTCAACTCGATCGTCGACGAGGTCGTGATCGACGCGCTCTACCGGGCCTCGCAGGCCGGGGTGCCGGTGGACGTCTGGGTGCGCGGGATCTGCGCGATCCGGCCGGGGGTGCCGGGGCTGAGCGAGAACATCCGGGTGCGCAGCATCCTGGGGCGCTTCCTGGAGCACTCCCGGATCTTCGTGTTCGGCAACAACGGCGATCCCGAGGTGTGGATCGGCAGCGCCGACATGATGCACCGCAACCTGGACCGCCGGATCGAGGCCCTGATGCGGATCACCG
- the mshD gene encoding mycothiol synthase, translated as MDDQTAVIASNVLRPEERDGALRVLAEAQAVDGRAAVSEQGRLRLRNAETPRPGVTHFIGSESGSVVGYGQLEVPETPSANPAAELVIDPAARGRGLARPLVDAVLAQAHQAGRDAVDFWVHGGHPAARHLAGAYGAELVRELRQMRRTGPQTEAVPVPEGVELRTFRPGEDDAEWLRLNALAFAHHPEQGSWTEQDLAERIAEPWFDPAGFFLATRGGKVVGFHWTKVHPATATEPELGEVYVVGVDPAEQGSGLGRVLTAAGLRHLTGSGAGERGLATVLLYVDADNPAAVRVYERLGFTVHEVDLMYRARYQADRPTQAPA; from the coding sequence ATGGACGATCAGACAGCGGTCATTGCGAGCAATGTGCTCCGCCCCGAGGAGCGCGACGGCGCCCTGCGTGTTCTGGCGGAGGCCCAGGCGGTCGACGGCCGGGCCGCCGTGTCCGAGCAGGGCCGGCTCCGGCTGCGGAACGCCGAGACGCCCCGCCCGGGTGTCACCCACTTCATCGGGAGCGAGAGCGGGTCCGTCGTCGGCTACGGCCAGCTCGAGGTTCCGGAGACTCCGAGCGCCAACCCCGCCGCCGAGCTGGTGATCGACCCGGCCGCCCGTGGCCGCGGCCTGGCCCGTCCGCTGGTCGACGCCGTACTGGCCCAGGCCCACCAGGCCGGGCGGGACGCGGTGGACTTCTGGGTGCACGGTGGTCACCCGGCGGCCCGGCACCTGGCCGGGGCGTACGGCGCCGAGCTGGTCCGCGAGCTGCGGCAGATGCGTCGTACCGGTCCGCAGACCGAGGCGGTGCCCGTTCCCGAGGGCGTCGAGCTCCGGACCTTCCGCCCGGGGGAGGACGACGCCGAGTGGCTGCGGCTGAACGCCCTGGCGTTCGCCCACCACCCGGAGCAGGGCTCCTGGACCGAGCAGGACCTGGCCGAGCGGATCGCCGAGCCCTGGTTCGACCCGGCCGGCTTCTTCCTCGCCACCCGGGGCGGCAAGGTGGTCGGCTTCCACTGGACCAAGGTGCACCCTGCCACCGCCACCGAGCCGGAGCTCGGCGAGGTGTACGTGGTCGGGGTGGACCCGGCGGAGCAGGGCAGCGGTCTGGGCCGCGTGCTGACCGCGGCGGGCCTGCGGCACCTGACCGGGTCAGGTGCCGGCGAGCGCGGACTGGCGACGGTCCTCCTTTACGTCGACGCCGACAATCCGGCCGCCGTGCGGGTATACGAGCGATTGGGATTCACCGTTCACGAGGTGGACCTCATGTACCGCGCCCGGTACCAGGCGGACCGGCCGACCCAGGCACCCGCCTAG